The following nucleotide sequence is from Lytechinus variegatus isolate NC3 chromosome 12, Lvar_3.0, whole genome shotgun sequence.
CCTATGACCAAAGTAGGTGCAAATAAGTGACCGCTTAGTTTGATCCGTACCCGGCCTAAATCTGTCTGTATGCATGTCTCATTGACCTACACAAGGACATTAAATAGTCTTCATTTTAAGAGGATGGCGACTTCAAGTTAGTGTTGCGATGTATAAGTCGTCTACTAACCTGTTAAGTCTACCCATAGATCCAGTCATTGAGAAAAACACCGACAAACCGAATAACTCAAGTAAAATTTGGTCATGTGAGGTGTCTGGTGTCGGATACTTCAGAATTTGAGACCAACAAAATCTCGTACAAAATATTGCATTAATCATCGGCGTAGCTCTAATTGGTGCAGTCGAAATGGAAGTACAAAGATTGGATAGCGTGTTGGTGGAACACCTCAAATGTATTATCCCACTTCTTCAGTAATGCAATTCCATCTTGGGAAGCTGACTTATATTACTTTCATATACATTTGAAAGAACAACATTCGATTGAGATATAAATGCAGTCAACTCTCCGAAAACACAAAGCTTTATAGTTACCCAGATCTGTCTGTCTGTGAGTCGTTCTAGATATttaagaagggggggggggtctggggGAGAGTCTCAGACTGCCTGAAGTGTTGTCAACGGTGTCGGTCAATTCGGATCCGGATGGGATCCGGTCAATATTGACATCAAACGTAATccgaatatcatgtcaaaatattgTGTCGATGTAAACAGTCCCCTATTGTTCTACATAATATGAGAACATATAGTAGTCGGTCAATCGTTGCTTCAAAGTAATACGTGCGTCTACTCTCTAAATGCAAATGAACTTATCTAGTCCCTAATTGCACTCCTCTCAGTGTGAGATGAGGCACAAGTTCTGATGGAACGAGATTTCAATCTTTAAAGATGGATTTATACCTTTTTTGAGTGAAGGTGGAcatttttttacactttcactccaaaaaaggtaaaaattcaCCCTCGAAAGATTTAAATCTTATTCCATCAGGACTGGTCTCTGAAAGGAGTGTGATTAGGAACCACATTAGATTAGcttaaaaatgcatattttgacattttaattgCTCTTTGTCTCTCTTTATAGAGTATGCCTACATTTCTGTGACACATTTTATCGTATCTGCAATTTACCCTCAGTCACCTTCAGTCGAAGTGCAATACCCCAAAGCTATTTTATTCGGTATATATTACAGATTAACCCCAAAATAATGACGGATGATGTCTTATCTCTAGGGTTTATCTCCATCTTTTACTGCCTCCATTTCCATCCATTCCATTTACATCGAGGCGCAGGTGCAAGGACAGGGATGGGGTCACAGGATTAATGTGCCTCACTTCTGTCAAAAAGTTGATACAGAGCCCCTCCGCTATCACAAATTCACCTCTCTTTGACGTAAATAtctacttttctttctttttcttcagtaTTTCGGAGTAACTACTTTTGGAGTGCGTCCTTCTTGCCAGCTTCTTTGCAGGCCTAGGTCTATCATTTTGCTATCCTTTTTGGAAGTGAGACCTTTTTGTTGTTGAACTTGTCAGCATATAAAGCAATGAACACGGTTCTTTCTGAGCCCCTTCCCTTTTATCCCTCCCTGATATGTAGAAGCCTGTGACCTGAAATTCTCAGACCGACGACCGCAATTTATTCTTCGAAAGCGCATTTGAActtgtacaagaaaaaaaaagagctaTACGGAAATACACCTCCATACTTATAACTCGCTTAGCGGTATCATTGGTAATGACCgccattaaataaaaaaaacaacatacatATACCAATTATTACTTGTCAATCCTACGCCTTTCTAAGCAAAGGATATAACTCACACATTCCTTAGAGGTCgacttttcattcattttaaatgGACATAAATCTGTTTGATGAATGCTTTAGATAAGTCACGAATTCGATGCGTTGGAAATTATGACAAATTGCCGATTTGTGTTGGTGTCAATTTCGCGGGAACCAGGACACACAGAATCACCTTCAGCCTATATTCAATGTCACCGATAAAACTTTTTATCTATTCATTGTGTAGGCCTTATACCCCCTTTTCACTTTATATTCATCCGTTTTACATGAAACAGGTTGACGTGAATAATTTTATTAACCGATCCGGATCTCGTTGAAGAAAGAATTTTGTTCAATGGACTACCCCGGGGactaccccacccccccaaaaaaaaaaaatcacacgtGTTAAATACACACTTTTGCtttgttgaaaatcaaattgcatttgaGTTTTAGAGTAAAATTATGATTGCAAATCTTTTTTCCCAAATTTTTCAAATCCTTCGGGCAGGGATTCGAACCCAGGACCTTCCGATCAGGAAGCCGTCGACTACCACTCTACCACTGTGGCACTATCCAGGTAAGATTATATATCCTGGTAGAATTAAACGTGACTTATAGTGAATGAAAGTCCAGTTATCTAGGAGCATCTAAGAGGCAGACGGTATCATTCCCTTTTTCAAGATGTTCACGCCTGATTGCTTAAAAAAATTGAGGACAATTAAGGTAAACCGGACTATAAAACATATACGATCTCTATTTATGATATTACCCTTAATGAAACAGGTTTACAATCACGTTAAATGCTCAGGCCAATACCATTTtcgaatcccccccccccccgaggcaTGGATGGGATCGGTTACGATTGAcgctgttgccatggttactgATGAACTCATtacgaaaaacaaaatatagtaATGCATCATCCCCACCATGCCCACAAAGTGTGACTGAATATGACTTTGAAGTATAAACGTTCATCGCAATGCTTTCCAATAATATCCATGTAAAATGATGAATTACATATCAGGCCTAGTTTATATATAACCCACAAaagtaacaaaatgaaatacgttTCTCGATTTTCTTTCATAATGTTACAATTACTCGTTTGAAACTTACGTTCAAGCTGGTTTGTGAAGAAGTATAAAACATTAATAATATACACAAATTTTCGTGCGACTATCCCCCAGACACAATGGGGGAAAGAAAACAAGCATTACTTTGAAAGAATAGTAGCATACTAACAATATTTCCTCAACATGTAATGATATAGACACCTAATATGTACTACATTGCAGAAAGACTTCGCTTGATTTTGTACACATCACAATAACTTAATGCAGTGCTAACAAAACTTTCTTCATTGGGCTCAAGTAAATACCCAATTCGTCGATATAAGTATCACAAAAAGCAGGTAAAATGCACCAATTTATAAAGTTCGtaaaattttgtgtaaaacGCGACCAAACATGTTGGCTTGGGTAAGTTTTATACAGGATATAAAAATATTCCACTGGCAAATTTTACCGCAACATTGTGTAAATCTAGCGCAATACTAGGCATCGTTTAACTCAACGAACATTCATACTCCGCTTTTATCCAACATTGGATAAACCTCTTTTAGAGTGTAATATTGGCAATCGACACAAAACAGCCTCTTTTTGTTTATTACCAATGGTTGCGTCAAGGCAAATATGCCCGTTCGATGGTTATTGGTAATATAGGTTGCGTATATAATTCTAATCGGGGCGTAGATAATTAAAACGAAGATGGTTTTACATTCAAAGTACTATATCCTTGATTATGAAAAAGCTTCTTTAAAAGCTCCAAGTTTTCCTTATCATCCTGACACTTATTTATTCTATTGattgattaaaatcatttaCTGGCGTGTGGAGCAATATATGAATACGACCGGCAATATCGACCAAGAtatcaaaatcaacattttaacaatttaccatgcagcctttgtcatcgGACTAACCCCTGTGAGTTAAATCATCAATGGCTAATGCGAAATAAGagacattaaaatgaattaagtATAAATTGTGCGTCTATTAATTAACTTAATACCTTCAAATTATAAGGTCTCTATAATAAAGGTACATTAAAAAGGGTGCATTTTGGCAATGATGAAACGTAATTGAGACAAGTGTATATACATCTTTAAAGAGGGACATCGATCGCATTACCGTTTGCATCGGATTGGGTGATAGTGGCAACAGTAACTGGGGTTGAACTGTCTTTCTTGGGGTCATTACCATTCTCACCGGTGTTCTTATTGGCAATGACCAAAGAGGTATCCTTGACCATTTTGGTATTCTGTTCCGCGGAATTCTCGATGCTGCTTCGATGGTCCGAATTCGACGGACGCGGTGAAGTGTTGTAACCGTTGCCCAAGCGTCCCCTAAGCCGTTCCTGCCTGCTCGTGTTGCTCATGGCAGTGTGGTCGTCGCTACTGTCCGCCTGTCGCATAGACAACCCTCGGCACTTGTAACAGAAGAGGATGGTCTTGAAGGCATTTCGGAAGCTCTTATTCTGTGCGTAGATGATGGGGTTCAGAGCACTGTTCACGTACCCCAGCCACACCGTGAAGCTTATGAACTCAGGCGGCACGCAGCGTTTACAGAAGGGATCCACAACGTTCACTATGAAGAATGGCAACCAACATCCGATGAAAACACCGACAATGATCGCTAGAGTTTTTGTCGCTTTGCGCTCTCGACGCATTGAACCCTGAACCTTCTTGTCCGTGCCCTGTATGCGTTGTCCCGTGTTATTGTACGCGGCAATTTGACGTGCTTGCCTCCTCGCAACAATAAATATACGTGCATAAGTATACCCCATGATAAATATGgggatgaaaaatgaaataacggATGATCCGAATGCGTACCACTCGCTAAGAATTAATACGCAAAACGTAGGTTCTTCATAAAACAGCTGGAACAGCTCATCGTCTAAAGTATAATCTACGTGGAGTCCAAGCATAACGGGGAGTACACTTATGATGAAAGACACGACCCACACGAGAACAATCAAAATAATGGCGTTAGTCGCGTTTACTCGTTGGTAATAACTGAAAGGTGATGTAATGGCCCAATATCGGTCCAAAGAAATTAAGCACAAGTTTAAAATAGATGCTGTACAGAGCATTATATCCATCGAGATATAAAATCGACAGAAGACCTTTCCAAAGGGCCAATAGTCGCCGAGGACGATGAAGCACGCGTTGAAGTCCATGACGAACATCGCGAGAAGGAGGTCCGATATCGCGAGGGAGACTATGAAGTAGTTGGTTACCGTGCGAAGTTTCCGGAAGACGAGGACGGAAGCGATGACCAATGCATTTCCTGCGATGGCGAGCACGACGATGAAATAGAGGACGATGCCAATGACGATGTACCCAGCGAGGGAGTAGCCTCCACCCCCACCATCGTCTGTTCCGTTCGTTAAATTTGTCGTCATGgtaacaatatatatttcagcCTAAACAGCAAATAACCAAGTACACTTTTAATGAATCACTCCACAATTTCACGTTGAAACCTTCATTTCCCGTATAAAAACGTCATCAAATGTCGTTAGctgtattttcttttctaatAAAGAGTAGAATCGCTAATCAAAATCAGCAAAAGATCTTTAAATCTCATAAAGGTGTAACGCAATTACCGGTTGTCAAATCCGAAACAACCAGCACGAGACGACAACAGTTCACGTAAATGGAGGCCAAAGCGTTAATTCCGCCGTTTTCCCTCCTCCGATGTGGTATTTTCATAGGATCCTTTCATCCATTTGTTGAGTTATCAATAACACAACCTCCTTGAAGACACGTTACGGAAATTCGGTCACCCATTTTATCATTTCCTTAGTCGCTAATGGATGTTCCCCCTCCAGCTAATGCTCCTTACGACTGTAGACCAAATCAAATTACAAGATGGGGGCCACAGCAGATCCTCTAAGGCTGATCACCATTCATCTAAATCCATAGAAATGGTGGCATGACAGTCGAATCGAAACGGAAAGCACAGATCCAATTCATTCTAAATTTTGCTCACTCTTGACATTAAGATTGTGGATCGAACTGATTGAGagtgattattcctctttatcTAGCACTTTAAAAAGATTATTCTCACGAAAAGTTTTAAGCGCTCCACTCTATGTTTCCTCCAAACTGCATTACCTTTTCCTTTTATCCAAAACTTTCCTTATCAATAAATCTGAATCAATCAAAGAAATTGGTCTTCATTTCAATTCTGTCCTTCACTGTGAGAATGAAAACTGAAGCTGTGACCATGAATAACGGAACAACGGCGTCTtactttgaaataaatccatatAGTTCAACTTCTAATTCGTTTAATGAGTATTCACATCGCTCTGGTGAGAGTTATCCGAGGTAGAAATATGTCGCCTCAGTGCAAGCAACGGATGAAGACCAAGTACGTGTTCGCCGTGCGaaatctttcttcttctttgctcACACTCAAGAAGCGATCGCGCTTATAAAAGACTCCCATCGAGGGCGTCCCATGGGCTTCATACTACCCCCGCTTTTCATGATACATCTTTCTCCTCTCGATAAACTTTCGCTGAATGGCGCACACCTTTCAAGAGGCTGACGTTTGTCTGTCTATTAAGTTCACCGAAACGGTAGGCcgctttattgtttgaaaaccaATGTTAATACTTTCTGCAAACGAACGGCACAGTGGTTAAGCCCTAGAATGCCTTATGTTGCTGCGAATTCTGAAATCGAATTTTCTTTGTACATATGCCATGCACACAGGatacaataataacaattatgattatttatgtcgCATTCCCTTACAACTGTACGTCGAATCGTTATGCTGACAGTTAGAGTTATCCATGCAAATCGAAGTTTCTTCGTACATATGCCATGCACACATGatacaataataacaattatgattatttatgtcgCATTCCCTTACAACTGTACGTCGAATCGTTACGCTGACATGTAGAGTTATCCATGCAAAATGGAAATTCAAACAACTGAACTGATAATCTCTCAAATCGGATTAAAAGCGTAAAGATTACCTCAGATTTATTTATCATAAGGGTATAAAACTAAATAATACCTTTGATTGagtcattctatttttttgtttccttgtcGACTGCTCGGTAACGCTTGATAGGTTAGCATACCATCAGAGTGATACTTGTCATTCAATCCTCGTCACTTATTAACTCTAATTTGAAAATTTGCAAAGCCAGTGGGTGAAATACAAAGCAATCCGAATCGAAGTAGCGTGCCACTAAAGATTTCGAATCGGCAAAGAAGGACGATAGGTTTCAAATGATTTGACGCTCAGGTATTCACAGGTTTTATAAATATGTTAAGAACAGTCATAACCTGATTACATTAGCAATTCAGATGTCAAACAACCTTGATCTGTTTTTTGTATAAGAACGCAATAGACGACGGCTTAGTTATTGGTGTTTTGTTAACCAGCGAATATCGTCAATAAATTTCAAAGACCTTTTTTTGATATTATCATATAAACATCGGTCTCAAGTTCACCATTTCCTCAATGAATTTCGCAGAAATTGGCTTTCCCTTGTCATCAATTTCCCCTGTAGCGATCTGATGCATCTACTCCAAAAAGATGATTCGGTGAAGCACTGATCGATTCGAGCGTTAATAAATAATAAGAGGTCTCACGTCGTTCGCttttatatcaagaaattaagAGTGGCTCTTGAAGAATAATGTCGTCACTGGCAATTCACTGTTGGGGTGATCCTCCAACGACAACCCATGATGGAGCTGCAAGCAAtaattctttttcctttttgcgaaaacttcaaaaagaaaaaaggtctgAACTTTAACTGAGAAATCCCGAATTTGAAGTAACTCAATCGAATATTATGATTTcaactttaatttctttttactaACGAAGCAATAAAGTTGATATGCGGacagtaaaatataaaaactcTTCTTACGCAAAGAAGATTTTCGACGTCGGGATTTAATAACCGTGTTGTCGCGTGAGTCAGTCACGGGGGAGCTTGGAGATGTTGAAGCAATACCTTTGTCGAAGCGGAGAATTGATTGAGCTGGGGACTGATTCTTGAATTCTCCAACATCCAATCTGCATGTCCCTCTTGGATGTCACAGCTTGTGTTGTCTTGTCGAATATCCGTTGTCCTGGTACCTTGGAGCCAGGTACATCACCTAATCGGTAAGACACGATTGAGAAGATAAAGGATAAACATGTCAGATTAAAGAATGCAAATACATAATCAGACACAAACACACATCCTCACATACATGCACAATATACGAATGATAGGATGTATAACCTAGTACAATTGACCTATCAGAAGCTCGCTCTATTCTTATATCTGCTTATTTACATATCACGTGATTCGTGAACAGCTGAACGGCCAATTAGAATGGCTGAAAAGTAGATCGAGTGCTTTAAGTAATGTGCATAACAAAATGAGTGTCAACCAATCGTCATCTGGACAAGGTTgactgaaacaaaaaataaggcGACGCCGAAAGCTCAGTAGCCGGGATGGAACGACTCAAGCCAGAAATAACAAGTTTTAATTacagtatatataaaaaaaaatgattcataaCCACTATTATGTTGATAAATCTTTTAAGGAGGTATGAGAAGTTCATACGTTCTAAAGTAGAACCGATGCGGGGTGTATAAGGttgaaagcaaatgaaaaaaaaaccaagaacaatttttattttgttttcattattttatttgagatACATAGAAAGCTAGTACACTATCAAATTTTTCAACTTTGCATTTGTgccatttatttattatttttccttagAGATTGTTTGTTCTTGTGGTATCTTTAATGTATCTATTAaacaatttcattaatttttcaaacatttgttttatgttCTCATATATTTAGCGTTTTTTGCAAATGTGatgtacaatatatataaagagagagagagagaaggggtggATGATGCCAAATAGGTTGCGTAGTATTGGTGgaagatttttttctcacaacATGTTTgtgataagcgctatataatgaataaaataaatcatcacTATTTATACGTTTAATGATTTCTGTCAatgtatgataaaatttcgTCTTTTATAAATCAAACGTTAATCGGTGAAAGGTAAAATGTCGAAATACACACTAGAGGAGGatcagcagaaaaaaaagaaaataataacacagaaaacacacacacacagcataGCACAATCTCTCACACCCACTCTCACTAACATAGAAATAAACGCAGGCTAGATATGTAGCCATAATGGCAGAATAACACACTGAGCGACAATGTGTACATCAGAATGTAACAGCCTAAATCGATCAAACGTGAAATACGAACGAATTTAAAAACGTCGGgtaatgaattttaaagattaaaTGACGCGGCGTAGATCGAAATAATGTGCACCTGACTGATCTAAAGTAACTGCATGTTCTAGAAGGAATATGGGGGCTTGTattaaaatgatgaagaaatgttGTATTAATGGGAGATCTCGAGGGTATGCATTAGTGGCCGCCGAGAACTTGGGGGTTGTTGAAGGAGAACTGTGATATACACCCTCCGGAGTTGTATACAACAGAGGATAGAACTTTCAAGATGTAAGAAGCTGCTAAATGACTATTGAGAAAACATTGCTTCCACAACTTGAAACTGGAATTTCATATTTGAGCTCCAAAATTTCCTTAAATTTGGACAAAATTCCTTGAATTAGAGTTTGGAGAAAACCTGTCTATATTCTTGCGTTACAAGCCTAGTTGTTTCACTGATCATGTAGCatgttgcatacatgtataagaatatttaaataaatgtggatttagAAGTCCGACATCCTTTCGTTTattgtgggaaaaattaaacatttacaagattcatcattttttctttattttcatcgaattttcaatcaatttccTTGAATTTTCAGATTTCCTTGGATTTCCGTAATTATTCTTCCTTGAATTGTTAaaattccttttaaaaatcCTTAAAATTCAGTATAAAACAAGGAAATTTCCTTTCAAGTGGAAGCActgagagaaaaatcaaaggatACTGTATTTGAggaaataacccccccccctccaaaaaaaagagGTGTGTTATGCAGAAATTGCGAAGAGTTTGAAAGAGAAAGTGGGGAAACGTGTATGTGGTGCATGGGtgtatgagaaaaaaaaagagaaaggaagattTTGTTAAGAGAGGAGGGAATGAATAAGATATTCTCAAGTAAAAACTGCCATTATTATACATGCAATAGAGAAAATACGGACTTTCTTatgtttccattttttctttccacttttccgataattttcatgaaaaatggaCGTTTTATCAATGCAGAATCTAAGTGGTATCGATTTACGGCATGCTGCATCGTTTGCGTCAATTAAACTTTTGCTGGAATGCAAGCCCAGATTCATTGAAATTCACGAAGCTGCTTTTAAAAGCACTCTCCAAGGGTAAAAGAAGCAATATAGATCATAGGAGGGGTGCACGGTCGACCCCCCTTCCCATATACATAGATGACAGCCCTTTGTCGCCGAATTTAGCAGCAACCGGAAATTTTCAGTTGCCCCTCTTCATCAATATTCTTTAGGAGTTCTTTTGAGAGTACAGTCGGACCAACGAATTTGACTCCAAACCGATCGGTGGTATGTAATCGGAAGTGACGTAATATATCTGTCGGTCTCGGGTGAATTTCGCCGATGTGGCTTGCGCTTTGCGGTCAGATGGATGGGTAGGTCGGAAGGGAAGACCATCATTGACGGCGAAATAAAACAGTCTTTGATCAGCAGTTGATCGAACACCACTTCATTCGGATGAGTTGATGGTGGGAGTTGATAGAAGCAAAGTATAAACATTCTGGGAATAGTGTTCTTAATTCCGAATGCAACTGTACGTAGATTCCCCTTATGCAGTGTATACAGAAATATTTCACTCGTTCCCAAACACTACGAGATAGCACTcccacacccacccacacaagAAACATATATACACACGCACATCGACAAACGCACACACATGCCTACTAACAAATAAATGGATCTGATTATCAATATCTTATCTTATCATATCAATGTTTACAAAAGTCAGAATCTGAAGACAAATTGGAGCATCAAGTCACTACCAACACTCCCCCACAGTCCACACACACGAACACACACTCCCACCTACCATCATGCTCAAACACCCTCATAGTCTTGTAATTTGACAATCAGAGACTCACTCACTTATCACTGCAATCGCGAAAGTAAGGACCTGTGATTTTGGTCTCATACActgaaagaaattgaatttaatcCAAAACGTCTAACTACCACACTCATACACCCGCACCcatccacccacacacacacacacactccctcTTCTTTGGtttgtacatttgatttgtcattTATTGTACTCTGTCTCTCAAATTTCTCCAAAATTGCGAGATGGCGGTGAGCACTGAATGAATTGTTATGGCGCcgtcacatttcccctatggCGGCCGTAAGGCgtgtcgaaaacagccgttttaacatttttttttgtaccagctacatggtgttttgaataaaataaataaatcggcTTTTTTCGACTCGTCGTACGGCCGCTGTAGGGGAAAAGTAGCTGCGCCATAAATGCCCAATGTCCTCATTTGCTTTTGTACATCCAACGAAGCCAATACACATGAGAAAGACGACCCACTAGATCGACTGTCCATAAGACCGACACATGGTTAATAGCCCCACTTAAGTATCACAGCCCACCATACCGAAAATTTGTCAGAAAATGCCCTTATTGTGAGTTATTAGTGTGTGGGGGACAAGTGGGCTCTCTCTtgggacccgtttcataaaacttgcaaCAAgatcaaatttgcaataacagttaaaagttactgaaaacatccaatctgattggctgaaagtaaatttgttatagaaattgtgcttTCGTTATTATAACGAGTCTTTATCATTCGTGACTTTGGTCTCGTGACCCATAGTTGTCGTTGGTCGTGATCTAGTCGCTGGTGTCTGTCTATCATGTATATTGGgccactcatttttttttccttatcgAAATTCATCGTCAGATATTTTCTTTATGCGTCACGAATAAAATGATATCAGAGATAGGAAACTATTAAAGTAAGTTTATTTCTGGTTTAAGAACAAATCCAAAATCACTTTGTTTAATTCTCATTACAGGTTTCACTAAATTCCCTCTcctccattttgtttttgctaCAAGAGATTCCGGTCAACATAGGGTTTATTGTGAACCCACATGTTCGCCATCTTGTGAACCCACCTTGATTTTCATGCAAATATTTGTCAGAAACAAGATATTCATCTCAATCGCATCCTCGCTTCTAAACCACGGTAACGCCACTAGCAATGCGTGGTTGAAACATGTTATATCGTAAAATTTCGccgaaaaataatgaaataatgataacaaacaaaaaaaaggcaaagtaaaattatttctaaggaaatgtgattttttcccccatatTTTCGTCAGATATTCCTCTATGTTTTTAAGTAGGACTGCTGCTTAAAGACATATGCTATTTGTGGTAACGGTTTCAAAGTGAGCTCGTACAGAATCGAATGAAATGACCTACCAAGTAACAGATAACAAaaacatgtgcaaaacaattcTGGGAGAAATTATGACATTGCTGAAAAATCAGCAAAACAAGCACATATATGAGCCCGATATCGGGATTTTCTccaagtaatgataataataataaactgtcCCAGTATAGCCTATGTGTGTCATTGATCTTCAGAATGATCGTTtatcagcttagatttcatgatttcataaagTTCAGTTATTGTAACTGCATACCAGgtgaatgtttcataaagctgttcgtaatttaagagtgactttaagaacgactggcgatCCTCTCTTGTTGTAAATGATAATCATTAGCGGTCGTTAAGCgccaagaaaggttcaccagttattcttaaagtcgctcttaacttacgaacagctttatgaagcggCCCCCGATCTAGATCCACACATGATTCATTGACAATCAACCTTGGTTTCAAAGCCTTTCTCACGAAATCTGCTTTTATGATATTGCaacttctttcattttatctttaaagatATTTCCTCCTCATTATTAGTCTAAATGCTCGGTCAAGGGTAAAGCTGTCTACCCTTATATTTCCATGGATGCCTAGTTGATGCTCGTACCGTGCATTACCTTCCCTCGAGCAGTGTCTTGGTTCATCCCGGCATCATTTCCCAAGGGTTACTGACTACTTCCAATGATCGTCATTATTTTGTCTCTTTACTGGTCTTATATTCATTCTTTCTCcgtttctctctctccttcacCATCTCTGTGTCTATACATCTCCGTCTCTGCATCTCTCCCCACTCtctaccccctctctctccataCCCCCCGGTCTCTCTTTCAACATCACTCTCGAATACCcatcccctttctttctcttcttcgaATCTTTGCAACAGCACATGCTCACGACCAACTATgccaataatcttttttttcaatttccatgTTTCACATCAAACTCAACTTACTTCAGCAAATGAAAAACATGCACTTGTTTTTAGCAGTGAATCTGCTGGTTAAACCGAGATAAGCAAGGTAAGTGGAAATTGAACTACCTTCTAAAAGCAAGGGTTGTAAACTAAAGATCAACATCACAATATACACCACTTTACGAAAACGAATAAAGGTCAACAGTTTGGCACCATCCAAACTCAACTCCACTGGAATATAGTTACTAATAATCCGAGAttgtttaaaatcaaataaCGCAGATGAAAATGTCCCCCGTGTTGAAAAGTAATTAATATTTGgtgaaatcaagaaaaaaagcaATACATCTGCA
It contains:
- the LOC121425021 gene encoding D(1) dopamine receptor-like, with product MTTNLTNGTDDGGGGGYSLAGYIVIGIVLYFIVVLAIAGNALVIASVLVFRKLRTVTNYFIVSLAISDLLLAMFVMDFNACFIVLGDYWPFGKVFCRFYISMDIMLCTASILNLCLISLDRYWAITSPFSYYQRVNATNAIILIVLVWVVSFIISVLPVMLGLHVDYTLDDELFQLFYEEPTFCVLILSEWYAFGSSVISFFIPIFIMGYTYARIFIVARRQARQIAAYNNTGQRIQGTDKKVQGSMRRERKATKTLAIIVGVFIGCWLPFFIVNVVDPFCKRCVPPEFISFTVWLGYVNSALNPIIYAQNKSFRNAFKTILFCYKCRGLSMRQADSSDDHTAMSNTSRQERLRGRLGNGYNTSPRPSNSDHRSSIENSAEQNTKMVKDTSLVIANKNTGENGNDPKKDSSTPVTVATITQSDANGNAIDVPL